From Peromyscus maniculatus bairdii isolate BWxNUB_F1_BW_parent chromosome 8, HU_Pman_BW_mat_3.1, whole genome shotgun sequence, a single genomic window includes:
- the LOC102909406 gene encoding WAP four-disulfide core domain protein 18-like, with translation MKTATVLVLVAFFAIMMGAACALSSPEELQKPGACPVLPPNTFGTCDERCTGDDSCSGEMKCCSNGCGHVCKPPVFKTADSPVKDGSDTYKHD, from the exons ATGAAGACAGCCACAGTCTTGGTTCTGGTCGCTTTCTTTGCCATAATGATGGGCGCGGCCTGTGCTCTGTCTTCTCCCGAAG aattacAGAAACCTGGAGCTTGTCCCGTTCTGCCGCCAAATACTTTTGGAACTTGTGATGAGAGATGCACAGGAGATGACTCATGCTCTGGAGAAATGAAGTGCTGCAGCAATGGTTGTGGTCATGTCTGCAAACCTCCTGTCTTCAAA ACAGCTGACAGCCCTGTGAAAGATGGATCCGATACTTATAAGCATGACTGA
- the LOC102909716 gene encoding C-C motif chemokine 4-like, whose product MKLCVSALSFLLVVAAFWAPVLSAPVDSDRPIVCCFSYTARTLPRIFVTDYYETSSLCSKPAVVFLTRKGRQVCADPSLPWVNEYVNDLELN is encoded by the exons ATGAAGCTGTGTGTGtctgctctctctttcctcctggtCGTGGCTGCCTTCTGGGCTCCAGTGCTTTCAGCACCAG TGGACTCTGACCGTCCAATTGTCTGCTGCTTTTCTTACACTGCTCGGACGCTTCCTCGAATCTTTGTGACCGATTACTATGAGACCAGCAGCCTTTGCTCCAAGCCAGCAGTGGT ATTCCTCACTAGAAAAGGCAGGCAAGTCTGTGCTGACCCCAGCCTGCCCTGGGTCAATGAGTATGTGAATGACTTGGAGCTGAACTGA